In one Lolium rigidum isolate FL_2022 chromosome 3, APGP_CSIRO_Lrig_0.1, whole genome shotgun sequence genomic region, the following are encoded:
- the LOC124697712 gene encoding uncharacterized protein LOC124697712 yields the protein MPPRPPPAPATEEARDHEEEILLRLPPDDPGCLFRASLVCKPWRNLLTSPAFGRRYREFHQTPPLLGFFENHDSLRLWFEPSTPTSPFLPMHPDHRTLFVLDSRHGLVLLRAHASKTDEPAGAGSLIVWDPVGRRQWEFPPPEFANTIIDADAAVLCVADGCDHLGCHGDRFLVAYVGTDYSASIFSSETRAWSPVASCHPPEPNLEMAGYQPKALVGNVLYFNCVLGSIILRFDYISLQLSMIHGPSIDKPDPESPNSVLMKTEQGVLGCAIMQESSLCLWSMDTVPDGSVAWTPGRVIKLGVSFSSDPINVAGFADGFGVFYLRTYSGIFTVDLKSGGVKKILPVRSFSAIPYMSFYTPDQARAITLPSTMASSSENAEAAQDENYDPLRTHSSGQVSSEAGKCEEGVGWEEVGDGEKEGDEKQGGQHEVEIAQGFFNEGSKVLEDGDFDYAVCCLRCSLEIRVNYHGKLSPKCRDTYYRYGLALLRKAQTWSASNEDPVEGTTWEYDFDLNLSWKMLHFARVILEKSPDSTREKVKIFAALAEVSIQREDIEYSFIACFKSLTILAYLVEPYYHHIINLNIHKCIGFEFPKSGDAKGISLWKSRIQNLKKANEALLAHKGDDASATEICLEESSLAKDIQFVTNILLSALEKFSGSSNTMSTAETIGTTASTGTDLEAAGQGIK from the exons ATGCCGCCACGGCCGCCACCTGCGCCGGCGACGGAGGAGGCCAGAGATCACGAAgaggagatcctcctccgcctcccgccggaCGACCCCGGGTGCCTCTTCCGCGCCTCGCTCGTCTGCAAGCCTTGGCGCAACCTCCTCACCAGCCCCGCCTTCGGCCGCCGCTACCGCGAGTTCCACCAGACACCGCCCTTGCTCGGCTTCTTCGAGAACCACGACTCCCTGCGTTTATGGTTCGAACCCTCGACCCCCACCTCTCCCTTCCTCCCGATGCATCCCGACCACCGCACTCTCTTCGTGCTCGACTCCCGCCACGGCCTCGTCCTCTTGAGAGCTCATGCCTCCAAGACGGATGAGCCCGCCGGCGCCGGGAGCCTCATCGTCTGGGACCCTGTCGGCCGCCGCCAATGGGAGTTCCCGCCTCCGGAGTTCGCCAATACCATCATCGACGCCGACGCGGCGGTGCTCTGCGTCGCCGACGGCTGCGACCACCTCGGCTGCCATGGCGACCGTTTCCTTGTAGCCTACGTGGGCACCGATTACTCGGCCTCCATCTTCTCTTCAGAGACTCGTGCCTGGAGCCCCGTTGCCTCTTGTCACCCTCCTGAACCTAACCTCGAAATGGCCGGATACCAGCCCAAAGCCCTTGTGGGAAATGTACTCTACTTCAACTGCGTACTAGGCTCGATTATTCTGCGGTTCGATTATATCAGCCTACAACTGTCAATGATTCATGGGCCAAGCATCGACAAACCGGACCCGGAATCCCCTAATTCCGTCCTCATGAAAACAGAGCAAGGCGTGCTAGGATGCGCAATTATGCAGGAATCTAGCCTTTGCCTGTGGTCGATGGACACTGTCCCCGACGGATCTGTGGCATGGACGCCAGGCAGAGTCATCAAGCTTGGGGTGTCCTTCTCCTCTGACCCCATCAATGTGGCTGGCTTTGCGGATGGATTTGGTGTCTTCTACCTGAGAACATATAGTGGAATCTTCACAGTTGACCTTAAGTCAGGCGGAGTCAAGAAAATACTACCCGTCAGAAGTTTCAGTGCCATTCCCTACATGAGCTTTTACACTCCAG ACCAAGCTAGGGCCATAACGCTGCCATCAACCATGGCCTCCTCCTCAGAGAATGCCGAGGCCGCCCAAGATGAGAACTATGATCCGCTGCGGACGCACTCGAGCGGGCAGGTGAGCAGCGAGGCGGGGAAATGTGAGGAGGGGGTTGGATGGGAGGAAGTGGGCGACGGGGAGAAGGAGGGCGATGAGAAGCAGGGGGGACAACATGAGGTGGAAATTGCCCAAGGGTTTTTCAACGAGGGGTCCAAAGTACTTGAGGACGGGGACTTTGACTACGCTGTATGTTGCTTACGCTGCTCCCTCGAGATCAG GGTGAATTATCATGGTAAACTTTCTCCAAAGTGTCGCGACACATACTACAGATATGGATTGGCATTACTACGCAAAGCTCAAACCTGGAGTGCATCAAATGAAGATCCAGTGGAAGGTACAACCTGGGAATATGATTTTG ATTTGAATCTGTCATGGAAAATGTTGCATTTTGCAAGGGTAATACTTGAGAAGAGTCCTGACAGCACTAGAGAGAAAGTTAAAATCTTTGCTGCTCTTGCTGAAGTCTCTATCCAAAGAG AAGACATAGAGTACTCATTCATTGCCTGCTTCAAATCTTTGACCATCTTGGCGTATTTGGTTGAGCCTTACTATCATCATATTATAAATCT AAACATACATAAATGTATTGGCTTTGAGTTCCCCAAGAGTGGAGATGCAAAGGGTATTTCATTGTGGAAGTCGCGTATACAGAACCTGAAGAAAGCCAATGAAGCTTTGTTGGCTCATAAAGGCGATGATGCATCTGCCACTGAAATTTGCTTAGAAGAATCCTCTCTAGCCAAGGATATACAGTTTGTTACTAACATATTATTGAGTGCATTAGAGAAG TTTTCTGGATCAAGCAATACTATGTCAACGGCAGAAACAATCGGGACTACTGCTAGTACCGGAACGGACCTTGAGGCTGCAGGCCAAGGCATCAAATGA
- the LOC124704575 gene encoding vacuolar protein sorting-associated protein 35B-like isoform X1 has protein sequence MLPDGGGGDDEERWLAEGIAGVQQNAFYMHRALDSNNLKDALKYSAQMLSELRTSRLSPHKYYELYMRAFDEMRKLEMFFREETRRGSCSVVDLYELVQHAGNVLPRLYLLCTVGSVYIKSKEAPAKDVLKDLVEMCRGIQHPLRGLFLRSYLSQISRDKLPDIGSEYEGDADSINDAVEFVLQNFIEMNKLWVRMQHQGPVREKDKRGKERNELRDLVGKNLHVLSQIEGVDLEMYKETVLPRISEQVVNCKDDLAQFYLMDCIIQVFPDEYHLQTLETLLSAFPQLQPNVDIKTVLSQLMDRLSNYAATSPEVLPEFLQVEAFAKFSNAIGKVIEAQVDMPVVGAVTLYVSLLTFTLRVHPDRLDYVDQVLGACVKKLSGKAKLEDSRATKQIVALLSAPLEKYSNIVTALELSNYPRVMDYLDNATTKVMALVIIQSIMKNTTCISTSDKIEALFDLIKGLIKDMDGAQDDELDEEDFKEEQNSVARLIHMLHNDDHEEMLKILCTVQKHILQGGPKRLPFTVPSLVFSALKLVRRLQGQDGDVTGEEVPATPKKIFQILHQTIEALSCVPCPELSLRLYLQCAEAANDCDLEPVAYEFFTQAFILYEEEIADSKAQITALHLIIGTLQRMGIFGVENRDTLTHKTTGYSAKLLKKPDQCRAVYACSHLFWTDDQDGIMDGERVLLCLKRALRIANAAQQMANVSKGSSGSVTLFIEILNKYLYFFEKGIPQITNTVIQDLIELIRTEKQNDSQTSDPSADAFFASTLRYIEFQKQKGGSIGEKYEQIKAA, from the exons ATGCtgcccgacggcggcggcggcgacgacgaggagcgcTGGCTCGCCGAGGGCATCGCCGGCGTCCAGCAGAACGCCTTCTACATGCACCGCGCCCTC GACTCGAACAACCTCAAGGACGCGCTCAAGTACTCGGCGCAGATGCTCTCCGAGCTGCGCACCTCGCGCCTCTCCCCGCACAAGTACTACGAGCTCT ACATGAGGGCGTTTGATGAGATGCGCAAGCTGGAGATGTTCTTCAGGGAGGAGACCCGGAGGGGCAGTTGCTCCGTCGTTGATCTCTACGAGCTTGTGCAGCATGCTGGCAACGTACTGCCCAGACT CTATCTGCTCTGCACAGTAGGATCTGTGTACATTAAATCAAAGGAGGCTCCTGCTAAAGATGTTCTGAAAGACCTTGTTGAAATGTGTCGAGGCATTCAGCATCCTCTCCGTGGACTTTTCCTTAGAAGTTACCTATCTCAGATAAGCAGAGACAAGCTGCCTGATATTGGTTCTGAGTATGAAGG GGATGCTGACAGCATTAATGATGCAGTTGAATTTGTTCTTCAGAACTTCATCGAAATGAACAAACTCTGGGTCCGGATGCAGCATCAG GGACCTGTTCGGGAGAAGGACAAGCGGGGGAAGGAAAGAAACGAACTGCGTGATCTG GTAGGCAAAAACCTTCACGTTCTAAGCCAAATTGAGGGTGTTGACCTTGAGATGTACAAAGAAACCGTTCTTCCAAGGATATCAGAACAG GTTGTTAATTGTAAGGATGATCTCGCACAGTTCTACCTGATGGACTGCATAATCCAAGTATTTCCAGATGAATACCATTTACAGACATTGGAAACATTGCTGAGTGCATTTCCCCAGCTACAG CCAAATGTGGATATCAAAACGGTGCTATCTCAGCTCATGGACAGATTGTCAAACTATGCCGCCACAAGTCCTGAA GTACTACCAGAGTTTTTGCAAGTTGAAGCATTTGCAAAGTTCAGCAATGCCATTGGAAAG GTGATAGAAGCTCAAGTTGACATGCCGGTTGTTGGAGCAGTAACTTTATATGTGTCACTCCTCACATTTACTCTCCGTGTGCATCCAGACCGGCTCGATTATGTTGACCAAGTGTTG GGTGCATGCGTCAAGAAACTTTCAGGCAAGGCAAAACTTGAAGATAGCAGAGCAACGAAGCAAATTGTCGCACTTCTTAGCGCTCCCCTGGAGAAGTATAGTAATATTGTTACTGCCTTGGAGCTTTCGAACTATCCCCGGGTTATGGATTATCTAGATAATGCTACAACCAAAGTGATGGCCCTGGTAATAATTCAAAGCATAATGAAGAACACAACTTGCATATCTACTTCTGACAAG ATTGAGGCTCTTTTTGATTTAATTAAGGGCCTTATAAAAGATATGGATGGGGCTCAAGATGATGAG CTTGATGAGGAGGATTTCAAGGAGGAACAGAATTCTGTAGCGCGCCTTATTCACATGTTGCACAATGATGACCATGAAGAGATGCTGAAG ATATTATGTACTGTTCAGAAGCATATACTTCAGGGAGGTCCCAAGCGTCTACCTTTCACTGTGCCTTCATTGGTATTCTCTGCTCTCAAG TTGGTCAGACGATTACAAGGTCAAGATGGAGATGTCACTGGGGAGGAAGTTCCAGCTACTCCTAAGAAAATATTTCAGATCTTGCATCAG aCTATCGAAGCACTCTCATGTGTTCCTTGTCCAGAACTTTCTCTCCGACTATATCTACAATGCGCAGAG GCTGCCAATGATTGTGATTTGGAACCGGTTGCTTATGAGTTCTTCACACAAGCATTCATCTTATATGAAGAAGAAATCGCG GATTCTAAGGCTCAAATTACTGCACTTCACCTAATTATTGGAACCCTTCAGCGGATGGGTATATTTGGGGTTGAAAATAGAGACACCCTCACTCATAAGACAACAGGG TACTCAGCAAAACTTCTAAAGAAGCCTGATCAATGCCGAGCAGTCTATGCATGCTCACATCTTTTCTGGACCGATGACCAAGATGGAATAATGGATGGTGAAAG GGTCCTCCTTTGTTTAAAGCGTGCCTTGAGAATTGCAAATGCTGCTCAACAAATGGCCAACGTATCAAAGGGAAGCAGCGGATCTGTCACTCTATTTATTGAAATATTGAACAA GTATCTGTACTTCTTTGAAAAAGGAATTCCACAGATCACAAACACTGTAATCCAAGATCTGATTGAGCTGATTAGGACAGAGAAGCAAAATGACAGCCAGACATCTGATCCGTCTGCAGATGCCTTCTTTGCAAGCACTCTAAGATATATCGAATTCCAAAAGCAGAAAGGTGGAAGCATAGGAGAAAAGTACGAACAAATAAAAGCTGCTTGA